Proteins encoded in a region of the Pseudomonas denitrificans (nom. rej.) genome:
- a CDS encoding HIT family protein: MDCVFCAIAAGRVPARILYEDDHFIVLLDIYPLRPAHLLLVAREHATFLHQLSEAAQQDLIPLAERMERVLRRAGYGRVGINLLVNDGPAANQHVEHFHLHLIPRELNDLPALLLRVLTRFLPLGRKRMQNRLERELHQLREALMEEN, from the coding sequence ATGGACTGCGTGTTCTGCGCCATCGCGGCCGGTCGCGTGCCGGCCCGTATCCTCTACGAAGACGACCATTTCATCGTGCTGCTGGACATCTACCCGCTGCGCCCCGCGCACCTGCTGCTGGTGGCCCGCGAGCACGCGACCTTCCTGCACCAGCTATCCGAAGCGGCGCAGCAGGACCTGATCCCGCTGGCCGAGCGCATGGAGCGCGTGCTGCGTCGTGCCGGCTACGGGCGGGTCGGCATCAATCTGCTGGTGAACGATGGCCCCGCGGCCAACCAGCACGTCGAACATTTTCATCTGCACCTTATCCCGCGTGAGCTGAACGACCTGCCGGCCCTGCTGCTGCGCGTGCTCACGCGGTTCCTGCCGCTGGGGCGGAAAAGGATGCAGAATCGCCTGGAACGCGAGCTGCATCAGCTGCGCGAGGCACTGATGGAGGAGAACTGA
- a CDS encoding GNAT family N-acetyltransferase — protein MSEIHIERCTEQHIDALTALYNDPAVARQVLQMPYQAPALWRKRMCLDDESLVTLAAVHQGELVGTATLDKCSRVRRGHCGSIGMGVAVAWQGRGIGTRLLAELMDVADNWMGLRRVELTVYTDNAPAIALYRKFGFEVEGTLREFALRDGVYADVLSMARLRRI, from the coding sequence ATGAGTGAGATTCACATCGAGCGCTGTACCGAACAGCACATCGACGCGTTGACTGCCCTTTACAACGACCCCGCCGTGGCTCGCCAGGTGCTGCAGATGCCGTATCAGGCTCCCGCCCTGTGGCGCAAGCGCATGTGCCTGGATGACGAGAGTCTGGTGACACTGGCGGCTGTGCATCAGGGTGAATTGGTAGGAACTGCCACCTTGGACAAGTGTTCGCGCGTGCGTCGTGGCCATTGCGGCAGCATCGGCATGGGCGTCGCGGTGGCTTGGCAGGGACGCGGCATTGGCACGCGGCTGCTGGCCGAACTGATGGACGTCGCCGACAACTGGATGGGCCTGCGTCGCGTCGAGCTGACCGTCTACACCGACAATGCGCCGGCCATCGCGCTGTACCGCAAGTTCGGTTTCGAGGTGGAAGGAACGCTGCGCGAATTCGCCCTGCGCGACGGCGTTTACGCCGACGTGCTGAGCATGGCTCGCCTGCGTCGTATCTGA
- the aceK gene encoding bifunctional isocitrate dehydrogenase kinase/phosphatase, with product MAHHWPATEIATLILEGFDDYRAKFHQITAGAPARFEQAQWQEAQRASAERIELYEEMVAETVGRLTRAMAGIDLVDVERWPIAKSAYITLIDPRLDDELAETWFNSIFCGLFSHDNISDGTMFVHTTRPSLRAHSRDPHTRIYRPGGQLRQALESIFDDYRFAVDYDDRERDLQRLDSLLHANLPDWVCKDPTLTIELIGSVFYRNKGAYLVGRLFTPEEQWPLVFPLVHHEGRGIQFDTVITDEAEVSIIFSFTRSYFMVDAPVPAEMVAFLKRLLPGKHIAELYTSIGFYKQGKSEFYRALINHLATTDDRFVMAPGVRGMVMSVFTLPGFNTVFKIIKDNFNPAKTVDHATVIQKYQLVKNHDRVGRLADTQQFADFRFPVRKFDPDCLAELLDVAPSTVMLEGDVVLIRHCWTERRMTPLNIYLEHATPAQVEEALKDYGLAIKQLAAANIFPGDMLLKNFGVTRHGRVVFYDYDEICYLTEVHFRHIPPARYEEDEMSSEPWYSVGPMDVFPEEFPRFLFVDLKLRRQFAKLHGNLFDADYWKGLQEQIRAGKVIDVFPYRRHESPEEALAR from the coding sequence ATGGCTCATCACTGGCCGGCGACCGAGATTGCGACCCTGATCCTCGAAGGCTTCGACGACTACCGCGCGAAGTTCCACCAGATCACCGCCGGGGCGCCCGCGCGTTTCGAGCAGGCACAGTGGCAGGAAGCCCAGCGCGCCTCCGCCGAACGCATCGAACTGTACGAGGAAATGGTCGCCGAGACCGTGGGCAGACTGACCCGCGCCATGGCCGGCATCGACCTGGTGGACGTGGAGCGCTGGCCCATCGCCAAGAGTGCCTACATCACCCTGATCGACCCGCGGCTGGACGATGAGTTGGCGGAAACCTGGTTCAACTCGATCTTCTGCGGCCTGTTCAGCCACGACAACATCAGCGACGGCACGATGTTCGTGCACACGACCCGGCCCTCGCTGCGCGCCCATTCGCGTGATCCGCACACCCGTATCTACCGCCCCGGCGGCCAGCTGCGCCAGGCGCTGGAAAGCATCTTCGACGACTACCGTTTCGCCGTGGACTACGATGACCGCGAACGCGACCTGCAGCGCCTGGACAGCCTGCTGCACGCCAACCTGCCGGACTGGGTGTGCAAGGACCCCACTCTGACCATCGAACTGATCGGCTCGGTGTTCTACCGCAACAAGGGTGCCTACCTGGTCGGCCGCCTGTTCACCCCGGAAGAGCAGTGGCCGCTGGTGTTCCCGCTGGTGCACCACGAAGGGCGCGGCATCCAGTTCGACACGGTGATCACCGACGAGGCGGAAGTCTCGATCATCTTCTCCTTCACCCGCTCCTACTTCATGGTCGACGCGCCGGTGCCGGCGGAGATGGTCGCCTTCCTCAAGCGCCTGCTGCCAGGCAAGCACATCGCCGAGCTGTACACCTCCATCGGCTTCTACAAGCAGGGCAAGAGCGAGTTCTACCGCGCACTGATCAACCACCTGGCGACCACCGACGACCGCTTCGTCATGGCCCCCGGCGTGCGCGGCATGGTGATGAGCGTGTTCACCCTGCCGGGCTTCAACACCGTGTTCAAGATCATCAAGGACAACTTCAACCCGGCCAAGACCGTGGACCACGCCACGGTGATCCAGAAGTACCAGCTGGTGAAGAATCATGACCGCGTCGGGCGCCTGGCCGATACCCAGCAGTTCGCCGACTTCCGCTTCCCGGTACGCAAGTTCGACCCGGACTGCCTCGCCGAACTGCTGGACGTCGCGCCCTCCACCGTGATGCTCGAAGGCGACGTGGTGCTGATCCGTCACTGCTGGACCGAGCGCCGCATGACCCCGCTGAACATCTACCTGGAGCACGCCACGCCGGCGCAGGTGGAAGAAGCGCTGAAAGACTACGGCCTGGCGATCAAGCAACTGGCGGCGGCGAACATCTTCCCCGGCGACATGCTGCTGAAGAACTTCGGCGTCACCCGCCATGGCCGCGTGGTGTTCTACGACTACGACGAGATCTGCTACCTCACCGAAGTCCATTTCCGCCACATCCCGCCAGCGCGCTACGAGGAAGACGAGATGTCCTCCGAGCCCTGGTATTCGGTGGGGCCGATGGATGTGTTCCCGGAAGAGTTCCCGCGCTTCCTGTTCGTCGACCTGAAGCTGCGCCGGCAATTCGCCAAGCTGCACGGCAACCTGTTCGACGCGGATTACTGGAAGGGACTGCAGGAGCAGATTCGCGCGGGGAAAGTGATCGACGTGTTCCCCTACCGCCGCCACGAATCGCCGGAGGAAGCGCTGGCGCGCTAG
- a CDS encoding helix-turn-helix transcriptional regulator: protein MHNRLKALRAERGWSQQDLALQLQVSRQSVIAIESGKFDPSLPLAFRIARVFGLPIEAIFSDAQPE, encoded by the coding sequence ATGCACAATCGCCTCAAGGCACTGCGCGCCGAACGCGGCTGGAGCCAGCAGGACCTGGCCCTGCAACTGCAGGTTTCGCGGCAGAGCGTGATCGCCATCGAGAGTGGCAAGTTCGACCCCAGCCTGCCGCTGGCCTTTCGTATAGCCCGGGTCTTCGGCCTGCCCATCGAGGCCATCTTCAGCGACGCGCAGCCCGAGTGA
- a CDS encoding MFS transporter, whose translation MNEHDYTLAWGAYIAAGLGLTLVWFLMTGWMWRWLREPLRVIVIVLLFTPTPVDPANNLYAPAIAITALDVVFKVGNNAWRAVSDLALVLLAAFGLYLLFVLIRWPLERSLKKRRQDKEAEDEPTLRQLMQPELVEGVNSHPSERHDNRARIEPRL comes from the coding sequence ATGAACGAACACGATTACACGCTTGCCTGGGGCGCTTATATTGCCGCCGGCCTTGGCCTGACCCTGGTCTGGTTCCTGATGACCGGCTGGATGTGGCGCTGGCTGCGCGAACCCCTGCGGGTGATCGTCATCGTCCTGCTGTTCACCCCGACCCCGGTGGACCCGGCGAACAACCTGTACGCCCCGGCGATCGCCATTACCGCGCTGGACGTGGTGTTCAAGGTTGGCAACAACGCCTGGCGCGCCGTCTCCGACCTCGCCCTGGTGCTGCTCGCCGCGTTCGGCCTGTACCTGCTGTTCGTGCTGATCCGCTGGCCACTGGAGCGTTCGCTGAAGAAGCGCCGCCAGGACAAGGAAGCGGAAGACGAGCCGACCCTGCGCCAGCTGATGCAGCCTGAACTGGTGGAAGGCGTGAACTCCCACCCCAGTGAGCGGCACGACAATCGTGCGCGGATCGAACCGCGCCTGTAG
- a CDS encoding class II glutamine amidotransferase yields the protein MCELLGMSANVPTDIVFSFTGLMQRGGGTGPHRDGWGIAFYEGRGVRLFQDPSASVDSEVARLVQRYPIKSEAVIGHIRQANVGKVCLSNTHPFVREMGGRYWTFAHNGQLADFHPEPGLYRAVGDTDSEAAFCDLLNRVRRAFPEPVPVEVLLPTLVTACASYREKGVFNCLLSDGDWLFTFCSTKLAWITRRAPFGPARLRDADVTVDFQSETTPNDVVTVIATEPLTDNESWTLMQGGEWMLWWRGEIVTQGRI from the coding sequence ATGTGCGAGTTGCTCGGCATGAGCGCCAACGTCCCGACGGACATCGTCTTCAGCTTCACCGGGCTGATGCAGCGCGGCGGCGGCACCGGCCCGCACCGCGACGGCTGGGGCATCGCCTTCTATGAAGGGCGCGGTGTGCGGCTGTTCCAGGACCCGTCCGCCAGCGTCGATTCGGAAGTCGCGCGGCTGGTGCAGCGCTACCCGATCAAGAGCGAGGCGGTGATCGGCCATATCCGCCAGGCCAACGTCGGCAAGGTCTGCCTGTCCAACACCCACCCGTTCGTGCGCGAAATGGGCGGGCGCTACTGGACCTTCGCCCACAACGGCCAGCTCGCCGACTTCCATCCCGAGCCCGGTCTCTACCGCGCGGTGGGCGACACCGACAGCGAAGCAGCCTTCTGCGATCTGCTCAACCGCGTGCGCCGTGCCTTCCCCGAGCCAGTGCCGGTGGAGGTGTTGCTGCCCACCCTGGTCACCGCCTGCGCCTCCTACCGCGAGAAGGGCGTGTTCAACTGCCTGCTCAGTGACGGCGACTGGCTGTTCACCTTCTGCAGCACCAAGCTGGCCTGGATCACCCGCCGCGCGCCATTCGGGCCGGCACGTCTGCGCGATGCCGACGTCACGGTGGACTTCCAGTCGGAAACCACACCCAACGATGTGGTCACGGTGATCGCCACCGAACCGTTGACCGACAACGAAAGCTGGACCCTGATGCAGGGCGGCGAATGGATGCTCTGGTGGCGTGGCGAGATCGTCACCCAGGGCCGCATCTGA
- a CDS encoding DMT family transporter yields MNPAALLNMFGLAAIWGASFLFMRQLVPAIGVMPTAFFRVLLSAIGLVVIMLALRTRWDFRGKLVRLLLIGVIASGIPVLMYSLAAQFLPAGYSAIFNATTPLMGVLIGSLFFGEALTGGKALGVLLGLAGVAVLTRAGPVPFDAQVLWGAAACLVATTCYGFAGYFTKRWINDQGGLDFAVSALGSQTGATLCLLPFFLGTSLDMPLAPLADPKILLALAGLGFLCTSFAYVLYFRLLASIGPLKTMTVTFLIPPFGVFWGVLLLDESLSWAHLLGGVLIALALWLVLRPAPQPKAEAAN; encoded by the coding sequence ATGAATCCCGCTGCTCTGCTGAATATGTTCGGGCTGGCCGCCATCTGGGGCGCCAGCTTCCTGTTCATGCGCCAACTGGTGCCTGCCATCGGCGTGATGCCGACGGCGTTCTTCCGTGTGCTGCTGTCGGCCATCGGGCTGGTGGTGATCATGCTGGCCCTGCGCACGCGCTGGGATTTCCGCGGCAAGCTGGTGCGTCTTCTGCTGATCGGCGTGATCGCCTCCGGCATCCCGGTGCTGATGTACAGCCTGGCGGCGCAGTTCCTGCCGGCGGGGTATTCGGCGATCTTCAACGCCACCACGCCGCTGATGGGCGTGCTGATCGGTTCGCTGTTCTTCGGTGAGGCGCTCACCGGCGGCAAGGCGCTCGGCGTGCTGCTGGGGTTGGCGGGCGTAGCGGTGCTGACCCGCGCCGGCCCGGTCCCCTTCGATGCCCAGGTGCTCTGGGGCGCCGCCGCCTGCCTGGTGGCGACGACCTGCTACGGCTTCGCCGGGTATTTCACCAAGCGCTGGATCAACGACCAGGGCGGACTGGACTTCGCCGTCTCTGCCCTGGGCAGCCAGACGGGCGCAACCCTGTGCCTGCTGCCGTTCTTCCTCGGTACCAGCCTCGACATGCCGCTGGCGCCGCTGGCCGACCCGAAGATCCTGCTGGCGCTGGCCGGGCTGGGCTTCCTCTGCACGTCCTTCGCCTACGTCCTGTACTTCCGCCTGCTGGCCAGCATCGGCCCGCTGAAGACCATGACGGTGACCTTCCTGATTCCGCCGTTCGGTGTGTTCTGGGGCGTGCTGCTGCTGGATGAGTCGCTTTCCTGGGCGCACCTGCTGGGTGGTGTGCTGATTGCCCTGGCGCTGTGGCTGGTACTGCGCCCGGCGCCGCAGCCGAAGGCCGAGGCAGCCAACTGA
- a CDS encoding DMT family transporter, which translates to MISLNRSSLAALASTSLFVLLWSSAAIISKWGLAHASPMVFLIARFGTALVALLILSPLIGLRWPRERKQVRHAVLTGLVMLGIYPIFYLMALDLHVTPGVIATVLGVQPMLTSFLLERRHSAPRLGGLALGLIGLVMVVYQSIGLSGLTFAGLACCLLALLSITGGSILQKNIRENPLGTLPLQYMAGLALCIGVAPFQPLHVEWNAAFILSALWMGLMVSVLATVLLYRMIAAGNLVNVTSLFYLVPAVTALMDYAVFGNRLSALGLLGMGLIVLGLMLVFRPAAPASESKSTQAVDNR; encoded by the coding sequence ATGATTTCGCTCAACCGTTCCTCCCTGGCCGCCCTGGCCAGCACCTCCCTGTTCGTGCTGCTGTGGAGCAGCGCCGCCATCATCAGCAAGTGGGGCCTGGCCCATGCTTCGCCGATGGTCTTCCTCATCGCCCGCTTCGGCACCGCGCTGGTGGCTCTGCTGATCCTCTCGCCGCTGATCGGCCTGCGCTGGCCGCGCGAGCGCAAGCAGGTGCGCCACGCCGTGCTCACCGGCCTGGTGATGCTGGGCATCTACCCGATCTTCTACCTGATGGCGCTGGACCTGCACGTCACCCCCGGCGTCATCGCCACCGTTCTGGGCGTGCAGCCGATGCTGACCAGCTTTCTGCTCGAACGCCGGCATTCGGCGCCGCGACTGGGCGGCCTCGCGCTGGGGCTGATCGGGCTGGTGATGGTGGTCTACCAGAGCATCGGACTGTCAGGCCTGACCTTCGCCGGCCTGGCCTGCTGCCTGCTGGCGCTACTGTCGATCACCGGCGGCTCGATCCTGCAGAAGAACATCCGCGAGAACCCGCTGGGCACACTGCCCCTGCAGTACATGGCCGGGCTCGCGCTGTGCATTGGCGTCGCGCCCTTCCAGCCGCTGCATGTGGAGTGGAACGCCGCGTTCATCCTCAGTGCGCTGTGGATGGGCCTGATGGTCTCGGTGCTGGCCACCGTGCTGCTCTACCGGATGATCGCGGCGGGCAACCTGGTCAACGTCACCAGCCTGTTCTACCTGGTGCCGGCGGTCACGGCGCTGATGGATTACGCGGTGTTCGGCAATCGCCTGTCCGCCCTTGGCCTGCTGGGCATGGGGCTGATCGTGCTGGGCTTGATGCTGGTCTTCCGCCCGGCAGCCCCGGCCAGTGAATCCAAGTCGACACAGGCTGTGGATAACCGCTAG
- the cysK gene encoding cysteine synthase A, which translates to MSRIFADNAQSIGNTPLVQINRIAPRGVTILAKIEGRNPGYSVKCRIGANMIWDAESGGRLKSGMTIVEPTSGNTGIGLAFVAAARGYKLILTMPSSMSLERRKVLKALGAEIVLTEPAKGMKGAIAKAEEILASDPAKYFMPAQFDNPANPAIHEKTTGPEIWNDTDGAVDVLVAGVGTGGTLTGVSRFIKNTKGKPILSVAVEPVTSPVISQALAGEEIKPSPHKIQGIGAGFVPKNLDLSLVDRVATIADEDAKNMALRLMQEEGILCGISSGAAMAAAVKLAEEPNMQGKTIVVVLPDSGERYLSTMLFDGLFEDQELVQ; encoded by the coding sequence ATGAGCCGCATTTTCGCCGACAACGCGCAGTCCATCGGCAACACGCCGCTGGTCCAGATCAACCGCATCGCCCCGCGCGGCGTCACCATCCTGGCCAAGATCGAAGGGCGCAACCCAGGCTACTCGGTGAAGTGCCGGATCGGCGCCAACATGATCTGGGATGCCGAGTCCGGCGGCCGCCTGAAGTCGGGCATGACCATCGTCGAGCCGACCTCCGGCAACACCGGCATCGGCCTCGCCTTCGTCGCCGCCGCCCGTGGCTACAAGCTGATCCTCACCATGCCCTCCTCCATGAGCCTGGAACGCCGCAAGGTGCTCAAGGCCCTGGGCGCCGAGATCGTCCTGACCGAGCCGGCCAAGGGCATGAAGGGCGCGATCGCCAAGGCCGAGGAAATCCTCGCCAGCGACCCGGCGAAGTACTTCATGCCGGCGCAGTTCGACAACCCGGCCAACCCGGCGATCCACGAAAAGACCACCGGCCCGGAAATCTGGAACGACACCGATGGCGCGGTCGACGTGCTGGTGGCCGGCGTCGGCACCGGCGGCACCCTCACCGGTGTGTCGCGCTTCATCAAGAACACCAAGGGCAAGCCGATCCTCTCGGTGGCTGTCGAGCCGGTCACCTCGCCGGTGATCAGCCAGGCCCTGGCCGGCGAAGAGATCAAGCCCAGCCCGCACAAGATCCAGGGCATCGGCGCCGGCTTCGTGCCGAAGAACCTCGACCTGTCGCTGGTCGACCGCGTCGCCACCATCGCCGACGAAGACGCCAAGAACATGGCCCTGCGCCTGATGCAGGAAGAAGGCATCCTCTGCGGCATCTCCAGTGGCGCCGCCATGGCCGCCGCGGTGAAGCTCGCCGAAGAGCCGAACATGCAGGGCAAGACCATTGTCGTGGTGCTGCCGGACTCGGGCGAGCGCTACCTCTCCACCATGCTCTTCGACGGCCTGTTCGAGGACCAGGAACTGGTCCAGTAA
- a CDS encoding polyamine ABC transporter substrate-binding protein: MKISAPLLSTLALSLSVAAGAAQADNVKIYNWSDYIAPDTVPTFTKETGIQATYDVYDSNETLDGKLMTGKSGYDIVVPSNHFMAKQIQAGALKKLDKSQLPNWKNLNPVLMKALEVNDPGNEHGFPYLWGTTGIGYNPAKIKEVLGDNAPIDSWDIFFKPEYMEKLAKCGVAVLDNGPELLPITLNYLGLPHHSQKLDDYKKAEEALLKVRPYIRYFHSSKYVSDLANGEICVAVGFSGDILQAATRAKEAKNGVEIQYSTPKEGSPLWFDMVAMPNDAPDEKAAYAFMNYLLRPEVMAGVSNYVHYANGNLAADPLVDKAIKADPAIYPPQDKMAKLFALESMPMKIDRVRTRTWNTIKTGK; this comes from the coding sequence ATGAAAATTTCCGCCCCGTTGCTCTCCACCCTTGCACTCTCCCTCTCCGTTGCCGCCGGCGCCGCCCAGGCCGATAACGTGAAGATCTACAACTGGTCCGACTACATCGCCCCGGACACCGTGCCGACCTTCACCAAGGAAACCGGCATCCAGGCGACCTACGACGTCTACGACAGCAACGAGACCCTCGATGGCAAGCTGATGACCGGCAAATCCGGTTACGACATCGTGGTGCCGTCGAACCACTTCATGGCCAAGCAGATCCAGGCCGGCGCGCTGAAGAAGCTGGACAAGAGCCAGCTGCCGAACTGGAAGAACCTCAACCCGGTGCTGATGAAGGCACTGGAAGTGAACGATCCGGGCAACGAGCACGGCTTCCCCTACCTGTGGGGCACCACCGGCATCGGCTACAACCCGGCCAAGATCAAGGAAGTGCTGGGCGACAACGCGCCGATCGACTCCTGGGACATCTTCTTCAAGCCCGAGTACATGGAGAAGCTGGCCAAGTGCGGCGTAGCGGTGCTGGACAACGGCCCGGAGCTGCTGCCGATCACCCTGAACTACCTGGGCCTGCCGCATCACAGCCAGAAACTGGATGACTACAAGAAGGCCGAGGAAGCGCTGCTCAAGGTGCGTCCGTACATCCGCTACTTCCACTCCTCCAAGTACGTCAGCGACCTGGCCAACGGCGAGATCTGCGTAGCCGTCGGCTTCTCCGGCGACATCCTGCAGGCCGCCACCCGCGCCAAGGAAGCCAAGAACGGCGTGGAAATCCAGTACTCCACGCCGAAGGAAGGCTCGCCGCTGTGGTTCGACATGGTCGCCATGCCCAACGACGCACCGGATGAGAAGGCCGCCTACGCCTTCATGAACTACCTGCTGCGCCCCGAAGTAATGGCTGGCGTGAGCAACTACGTGCACTACGCCAACGGCAACCTGGCTGCCGACCCGCTGGTGGACAAGGCGATCAAGGCAGACCCTGCGATCTACCCGCCGCAGGACAAGATGGCCAAGCTGTTCGCCCTCGAATCCATGCCGATGAAGATCGACCGCGTGCGTACCCGCACCTGGAACACCATCAAGACCGGCAAGTAA
- a CDS encoding DUF2937 family protein produces the protein MLRSYVRMVLFALGLMVAVQVPGFIKDYAQRVDAHRIEATQALQGFKDTSGQFFKGDLSALVAHYRGSADPVFQRDADNIERLMRRAQLFENEWQALQGPWYQRALHMVTAPNHELLQETYENYRYQVVLEPEAIGWALAGGLLLAWIAEVLMASLAALVGLGDNRRASRRHWN, from the coding sequence ATGCTGCGCAGCTACGTACGCATGGTGCTGTTTGCACTGGGGCTGATGGTCGCGGTCCAGGTGCCGGGCTTCATCAAGGATTACGCACAACGCGTCGACGCCCATCGCATCGAGGCGACTCAGGCGCTGCAGGGCTTCAAGGACACATCGGGGCAGTTCTTCAAGGGTGACCTGAGTGCCCTGGTGGCGCATTACCGCGGGAGTGCCGACCCGGTCTTCCAGCGTGACGCCGACAACATCGAGCGCCTGATGCGCCGTGCCCAGCTGTTCGAGAACGAATGGCAGGCCCTGCAGGGCCCCTGGTACCAGCGCGCCCTGCACATGGTGACGGCGCCAAACCATGAGTTGCTGCAGGAAACCTACGAGAACTACCGCTACCAGGTGGTGCTGGAGCCCGAGGCCATTGGCTGGGCGCTGGCCGGCGGGCTGCTGCTGGCGTGGATCGCCGAGGTGCTGATGGCTTCGCTGGCAGCTCTGGTTGGCCTGGGGGACAACCGTCGCGCCTCGCGGCGGCACTGGAACTGA
- a CDS encoding S9 family peptidase: MTDRQPPIARREAAADPYAWLENRDAEDVLDYLKAENAYLEDRLLPQTKLRETLFQEIKGRIRETDLSLPTPWGPWLYYQRTTAGDEYPRHYRSPRPADGSLTVEESAEQLLLDPNELAGDGFLSVGAFSISPDHSKLAYSLDTSGDEIYTLYVKDLADGSVTTLPFDDCDGSLTWANDNRTLFFGELDDTHRPHKLYRHCLGESGAQLIFEEPDGRFFLNCYRASSERQLILLLNSKTTSEAWVLDASTPDGEFVCLAPREEGHEYYPDHGRLEGDWAWLIRSNQTGINFALYHASEAQPTRAHWIELVAHRDDVMLEGLTLSASALTLSLREGGLPIVEVHPHGQPAHRVDLPDAAYNLYVQDSLEFDSAVIRLRYEALNRPAQIRQLDLASGEQKVLKQTPVEGPFDADAYESRRLWADAADGVQVPISLVGRREVLEDIARGKPAPLYLYGYGAYGESLDPWFSHARLSLLERGFVFAIAHVRGGGELGEAWYRAGKLEHKQNTFSDFIACAEHLLRHGYSTPAQLAISGGSAGGLLIGAVLNQRPQLFAAAIAEVPFVDVLNSMLNPDLPLTVTEYDEWGNPQEPEVYARIRAYAPYENVSAQDYPALLVVAGYNDSRVQYWEAAKWVAKLRVSKTDEHLLLLKTDLGAGHGGMSGRYQGLKDVALEYAFLFKVLGIEGNA, translated from the coding sequence ATGACCGACCGTCAGCCCCCCATCGCCCGCCGCGAAGCCGCCGCCGATCCCTATGCCTGGCTGGAAAACCGCGATGCCGAGGACGTCCTCGACTACCTGAAAGCAGAAAATGCCTACCTGGAAGATCGACTTCTTCCTCAAACGAAATTGCGCGAAACCCTGTTCCAGGAGATCAAGGGCCGCATCCGCGAGACCGACCTGTCGCTGCCCACGCCCTGGGGCCCCTGGCTCTACTACCAGCGCACCACCGCCGGCGACGAGTACCCGCGCCACTACCGCAGCCCGCGCCCGGCCGATGGTTCGCTGACCGTCGAGGAGAGCGCCGAGCAGTTGCTGCTCGACCCGAACGAGCTGGCCGGCGACGGCTTCCTGTCGGTCGGCGCTTTCAGCATCAGCCCCGATCATTCGAAGCTGGCCTACAGCCTGGATACCAGCGGCGACGAGATATACACCCTCTACGTGAAGGATCTGGCTGACGGCAGCGTTACCACCCTGCCCTTCGACGACTGCGATGGCAGCCTCACCTGGGCCAACGACAACCGTACCCTGTTCTTCGGCGAACTGGACGACACCCACCGCCCGCACAAGCTCTATCGCCACTGCCTGGGCGAGAGCGGCGCGCAGCTGATCTTCGAGGAGCCCGACGGGCGCTTCTTCCTCAACTGCTACCGCGCCAGCTCCGAGCGCCAGCTGATTCTGCTGCTGAACAGCAAGACCACCAGCGAGGCCTGGGTGCTGGACGCCAGTACGCCCGACGGCGAGTTCGTCTGCCTGGCGCCACGCGAGGAAGGCCACGAGTACTACCCGGACCACGGCCGTCTTGAGGGTGACTGGGCCTGGCTGATCCGCAGCAACCAGACCGGCATCAACTTCGCCCTCTACCACGCCAGCGAAGCGCAGCCGACCCGCGCGCACTGGATCGAGCTGGTGGCGCACCGCGACGACGTGATGCTCGAAGGCCTGACCCTGAGCGCCAGCGCGCTCACCCTGAGCCTGCGCGAAGGCGGCCTGCCGATCGTCGAAGTCCACCCACACGGCCAGCCAGCGCACCGCGTCGATTTGCCGGACGCCGCCTACAACCTCTACGTGCAGGACAGCCTGGAGTTCGACAGCGCGGTGATCCGCCTGCGCTACGAGGCGCTCAACCGCCCGGCGCAGATCCGCCAGCTGGACCTCGCCAGCGGCGAACAGAAAGTCCTCAAGCAGACCCCGGTGGAAGGCCCGTTCGACGCCGACGCCTACGAAAGCCGCCGCCTCTGGGCCGACGCTGCCGACGGCGTGCAGGTGCCGATCAGCCTGGTAGGCCGCCGCGAGGTGCTGGAAGACATCGCCCGCGGCAAGCCGGCGCCGCTCTACCTCTATGGCTACGGCGCCTACGGCGAGAGCCTCGACCCCTGGTTCTCCCACGCCCGCCTGAGCCTGCTGGAGCGCGGCTTCGTCTTCGCCATCGCCCACGTGCGTGGCGGCGGCGAACTGGGCGAAGCCTGGTACCGCGCCGGCAAGCTGGAGCACAAGCAGAACACCTTCAGTGACTTCATCGCCTGTGCCGAACACCTGCTCCGCCACGGCTACAGTACCCCGGCGCAGCTGGCGATCAGCGGCGGCAGCGCCGGCGGCCTGCTGATCGGCGCGGTGCTCAACCAGCGCCCGCAGTTGTTCGCCGCGGCCATCGCCGAAGTGCCCTTCGTCGATGTACTCAACAGCATGCTCAACCCCGACCTGCCGCTGACCGTCACCGAGTACGACGAGTGGGGCAACCCGCAGGAGCCGGAGGTCTATGCCCGCATCCGCGCCTATGCGCCCTACGAGAACGTCAGCGCGCAGGACTACCCCGCCTTGCTGGTGGTCGCCGGCTACAACGACAGCCGCGTGCAGTACTGGGAGGCCGCCAAGTGGGTGGCCAAGCTGCGCGTCAGCAAGACCGACGAGCACCTGCTGCTGCTCAAGACCGACCTCGGCGCCGGCCACGGCGGCATGAGTGGCCGCTACCAGGGCCTGAAGGACGTGGCGCTGGAATACGCCTTCCTGTTCAAGGTACTGGGCATCGAAGGCAACGCCTGA